Within the Molothrus aeneus isolate 106 chromosome 1, BPBGC_Maene_1.0, whole genome shotgun sequence genome, the region TCATTCACTGTCCTGTTATGGGTGCAGTTTAGGTTATTTAGGTGCAGATGGACTGAATTTGCATAGCTAGTTACTTTGCAATAACCGTCCTTTATATGTGCTGTTTGTTCTACTTATCAAAAAATTGCAAAGTAGCTGAGTATTTGTGGGATGTTTTCCCTTATGTGATGTGAGCCAGTTAAGGGAAGTTACTGCACATTAGCTGATGTGATGCTACTTCACATTGTGCTTTAAACCCATTTGTCTTCCTGTGCCATTACTGGCTTTGTAGTAATGGAATGTGACAAGCCATGCATCTGCTGTATCTGTTTCTGTAATTCATCTGTATTTGCAGGAGCAATATTTTGGTTTCCAGCTCCCCTTGAGGTGTCAATAAACTCTTCCCAGCAAGAGGAGAACTCTTGACTTTACCCTGTGTAGTCAGTGCTGtcatatgaaaaaaaccctgaagatGCAATATTTTGGGTGTGGTAGTTGTAAATGTGTTTTAgctaatgagaaaaaaatgtctgaTCTTTCTTTGAAATTGTTTAATTAGTACTTAAAATGACTGGAAATCCTGTTCTAGAATTGTCAGAGGATCAAGAGTGCATGAGAAGCtgtttattttatgaaatgttGATTAGAGTTAGGGAAAGGCCtactattttaatttattttggctCTAGTGTTTTCCTAATTTATACTGAATTCTTTAAATTTATGCACTGAGCACAAAAATGAGTCTGTACAACTAAATAATCTTAAAAGGCCACAGATATGCCCTCCTGGGCCCCAAGCTCAAAAAGTTGTGACTCTGCAAGGTAGGAGAAACACATGGGAGCAGAGGTTTGACtccctctcaaaaaaaaaaagcctaaagaAGGAATAACTTGCTGACAGTGGACACAACTTTGTCTGAAGGTCTGGTCCCCTTGTCACTCAAAGTTGTGTCCTGCACAGTGTGAGGACATTGGCTTTCACCAGACCCCCCTCTAGAACTGCTGAAGGGTGTGGGTTGATGTTTAGACTTGAGAGTGATGCGATGAAGCACTTGTATCACAACTTGCATGATGCCGTAGCATGACAAATGGTTTGCAAGGGGAAGTGTTGGAGCTGTGAATCCTTGCAGGAAGTGGACTGTAGGAAAGCTTACAGGATAATTTAATACCAAATCTGTTTTGTCCCGATTCAAAAAATTGTGGATATGAGGCTTCTTTTGGGCTGGTATTTTCTCAGTTGCAACATTTACCAGTAGAGCTAAGAAAGAACTCAACTTTTGTGAGTTCTGTATTTGCTCATAATTCTGAAAAAGTCCGATTTGCCTTGTTGTACAGAGGAATTATAGAATGCTACAACAGAATATATGTAAGGTTCAAAATACCAGTTGGAAGGAAAGCTCATCACTTATTAGCATCTTCATCTTCAGTGATGAGAGGCTAAATACAGAGCTTCAgtaaagcttttcttaaaagTAGCTTTGACTTCATTTTAGAAGAGTAAATGTCGTGTTCCTGTGGAAGCCAAGACACATCCCTGTGGGTGCTAGGCTTCATttattgaaagatttttttctgtgatacaTAACTCTGTGATACATAATACTCCATCTGGCTTCCATACATACATTGAGCCttaaatgataaaaaatttATATTGTGTCCcctgaaggaaaacaaggatGATCTATAGAAGTTAGGCCAACCCATAGGGGATTATGACATGCTGCTGTTAATGTTGGTGAAAATGTTGATTTGTCTGTCAAGTAACCTATTAGATAATTAAGAGCAGCTTTTTGAGTTTTCAACAAGCTGTCAAACCTGTCTTGGTCTCTAGTGCAAAGGTTGGTCTGACAAAAGCTTACACCATAGctgtttttctatttcattCCCCAATGCCTTTTCAGGTATTTCAAGTTACTCTGTTAATCCTGTTGTTGGCAAAAACACCATGGCTGTAGTGGCAGGGGCATTTCCAGTGTGCAGAGAGAGTACGGCTTCCCCTCTTGCATAACAGAAGTGTGAATATTTTCAGATGCTTTTCCCAAATTTGCTTTTGTGAAATGAAGAATAACTTGTAAATCacaacaaaaatgtaaacatggGAGACGAATTTAAATCTTTCATTGATACTTTACTCACTAAATTGAAATTACTAAGTGGCCTTAGGAGTTAAAGCAGTTCTTATTCTTGAGATATTCAGGATGATGGTGAAGTGCTCTTTTCTTTTAGTAGTGATTTTAGATGCCACTTTCAGTTGTAGCTTCATGTTTAACAGTAAGTAATGAATAAGATGGAGGCCCTTTTCTTTGCCTCATGCCAGGCTTCATCTCCTTGGTGCATTCATTGCAAATTCTTGATTACCAAACAGCTGAGATGTTACTTGTTACATGTCTTGATTACAGATATCATGTAACACTTTGTGTGAGCAAATGTTTCTGATTGTGTTGCAGGCATATGTTTTTCTTGCATATAAAAGAAGATCTTCTTGCTGGTAATCTTCAGTGTTCTTCAGAGCATGCAATTGAACTTAGTGCATTGTTGGCACAGATGAAGTTTGGAGATTATAACCAGAACACTGCCAAGTACAATTATGAGGAGTTGTGTGCAAAAGAGCTCACCACTACCATTTTGGAGAGGTAAAAAGCACAATGATCTAGTTTCCTTTTTGGAGACCAACAGCAGAAGATTTTGTTATGCATTTAATTGCTGGTGATATAGTGTAAATGAATAATTTTACAGTAATAGCTTTGGAGTTCAAAATCTCCAACCTGAAGGTTTGATGTTCTGATTCAGGTAAATTTTTAAACTCAGTTATGAGGTGATTTTTttggctggttggttggttttttcttaGGAAAAGTCTGGTAGGTGAGGAAATACAGATATATTTAAGTATCTGGAGCAGGGTATTTAAATTGTAAGTCTGTCTTAGACCTGTACTTGTGAATGAAGGAATTTATTTGGCTCAGTACCCTTACTCTGAAAAGTAAACAGAATTCTGAAACATCTTCATAGCTCCTGAATATCAGGAAACATTATGTGTCATACTTTTCTGTAGTGTTTTCTTTAACTATAAACTTAGTGGTAGCTCAGGGAAATATGTTGGGGCTGGTGGTGTTATTTGGAAAACTTTGATTACATATAGCTTTTTCATTTCTAAGCAAATGCACAATATTTTCTCCTTGACATTCTTAGGATGTTTTGGTAATTCTCAACAATTTCCAGTTCATAATTGCTGGAAATCTATAGCCAGATAAAGCAGGTCAGGAGCATTTACTAATCTCTTTAACTAGGTCATCTAAAAACCCATGTTAAAGCTGCTGACAGTAACAGCAGATGCTTGAATTATTTCACCTATCCTTAATCTTTTTATCAACAGCATTATTACAAAGCACAAGGAGCTAGAAGGTCTAAGTCAAGCATCTGCTGAATACCAGATTCTACAGATTGTTACAACACTGGAGAACTATGGGGTAGAGTGGCACTCAGTGAGAGATAGTGAAGGACAAAAACTCCTTATTGGTGTTGGACCTGAAGGCATATCCATCTGCAAAGATGACTTCAGTCCAATCAACAGGTATGTGTTTCCTGGAACTGTTTGCATGATCAATTTTTCAAAAACATGGAGCACACCCCTAGTTTTCACATAAATACACAAAACGGCTCTGAGAATGACTAGAAGTGACTATTGGGATGTAGGGTCTGAGGGCAGTACCTGCTTGTAATTAAGATAAAGAAGTGACCTTAATAATCttgatttttatatatatttttgagcCAGCATCTTTAATCAGTATTGCTGACTACCATCAGAAATCATTGTAACTTCTGATAAAAATGCACTGTAATAGTTTGTGGAAAATGCCCTAATCCTTAACAACTAAAtaacctttctttttctgacatTAATTTATAGGATTGCTTATCCTGTTGTTCAAATGGCAACTCAGTCTGGAAAGAATGTATATCTGACTGTTACCAAGGAGTCTGGTAATAGTGTGGTTCTCTTGTTTAAGATGATCAGTACAAGGGCAGCAAGTGGACTCTACAGAGCAATTACAGAGACACATGCATTTTACAGGTCAGTATTGCCCCTAGAgtcatgtgctgctgctcttctccagtGTTTGATCTAAGTGCTTAAGCAGTCAGCAGTCTAACTGCACTTTGGAAATAGTCTCCAAAATTCCATTGTCTTTGCAGcctctcttttcctcttaaGTCCAGAAGCTGAACAGGTTTTTGCTACTTTCCATTTTGTGGGGTGGGACtaacaagaaaaataagcaaaagtTTCCCACTGTGAATAACAGCATTTCAGAGTATGAACTTTTTATGTTCCTTGGTACTTAATAAGGAACACATACATTTTTTGTTCCTATGTAAGAGAGAGAATGAGAGCAGTGGGGAAGATCTGGTCATTCAGAATGTGTAGATCCTTTATTTGTCTCCTTCATTTGTTAGGTTATCTGTATGCCACCTTCCCATCCCATATATTCAAACCTTCTTACAGTTCCTCTGTCCTTGCTCACATGCTCAGGATTTTGCTCCAGGCCAGCAGCTATCCACTGTCTCTGTCCTGTTGTTCTTTGAGGGTGGGGTGCTATACTCATATGTTGGTGGGCAACTTTTCAACCCCCTTTCATTCCTATGTGGTGTCCAACACTGATCAGTAAGACTAGCTCTCAAACACACTTAGcagtattttcttaaaattaactACCACATCCTAATTTCAATTACTTCTTGATCTTTGTATCTGCTTACAGTTTTCTGTCCTTTGCagtttgattttaatttaagcAGAATTTTAGTTTGGCAATACTATTTGGCTATAAGCTTAGATCTTGGACCTTGGGCCCTGTGAGGCTGTAGTCCTGAtctgtttgtgttttccttcctgtgttGCCTAGAGAAGTGATATGCCTTAATAGGCTTCTGAAGATTCAGCTAGATCACTGAAATAGGTGACAAGCATGGTTAGGGTAGCTGAAATGCACAGTGGCAAATAGAAATGCCTTAATTCTCTATACTCCATTTACACTGGTTCCCTTCAGAATGGCATAATACTAGCATATAAGGTACTGGGTGGAAATTGGGTTAAAAACGTTACTTGACTCTATGATAAAAATTGAGAGCCAAAGACTCCTAATTGGAATTCTTTAGGGCAACATTTGGAAATGCCATGCAAAAAGGTGTTGCCGGGCTGAACTGTGGATTAAGCaactgtttgctttttgttagCATAATTCTTTTAAGTCCCTTTCATAGGCTGACTCCATTTTACCAGACACTGCACATTTTGAAGATGTAAAGTAATTGTCACTTTCCATTTTACACTTTTCAAAGGAGAATTTTCATGCAAAGATCATTCAAGAGCTTAAATATTACCTCAGATGGtttaatttgctttaatttcagTGCTGTTACTTCAACTTCGGGAACAAATTACTGTAGGATTGTTCTATTGGTATTAACTGACCAAGTTTGCATTTGTCCTGTTGCTTTATAGGTGTGACACTGTCACCAGTGCTGTCATGATGCAGTATAGTCGAGACTTAAAGGGTCACCTAGCATCTCTATTTCTGAATGAAAACATTAATCTTGGTAAAAAATACGTCTTTGATATTAAAAGAACATCAAAAGAAGTTTATGATCATGCAAGGCGAGCTCTTTATAATGCTGGCATTGTGGATCTTGTTTCAAGAAGTGATCAAACCCCACCAAGTTCCCCTCTTAAGTCTTCAGAAAGCAGCATGAACTGTGACAACTGTGAGGGTCTCAGCTGCCAACAAACAAAAGCCCTGCAAGAGAAGCTGCGCAAGCTGAAGGAGTCCATGCTTTGTATGGTGTGTTGTGAAGAAGAGATAAATTCAACCTTTTGTCCCTGTGGCCACACAGTTTGCTGCAAGTCCTGTGCTTCCCAGTTACAGGTAAATGCAGTGCTATTAAGTTATGAGTTACTATTTTGTgtggaaagtttttttttttttttttatatttgttggTCATGGATTAATATGTTTGTGTTGATGTTCTAGTAAAACTACTAAAATTTTTTTGTGGCAAACTAATTTCAGAGAGCATTCTGTCTAAATGATGTGCTAATGTAATTTGTGGTGAGGCTAAGAATGAGCTGCATGCTTCCAGCCATACCCTGTATTAAATATGGGATGATGGAAAAAATGCTATTACTGTGTATGTAAAGTCTCCAGGAAGTGCAGAGACTCCCAAAATACAAAGTAAACTAATTTCCCaatgttttttatttccagtcGTGTCCTGTTTGCAGATCTCGTGTAGAGCATGTCCAGCACGTGTACTTGCCAACCCACACCAGTCTTCTCAATCTGACTGTGATATGATCTACGTACACACTTCAAATGCATCATGTACTCTTCAAACTGCACTAATAAGAAATGCTACCATTGATTGTGAAGAAGGCAATCACTCTGGCACCTATCTACGatcagaagcaaaaaaaaaaaaaaatactgcattttttaacataaatattttttgttcagCATGTCCTAAATGGTTTGGGACATTCTCTGAGAGTAGAAGTGTAATTGATTCATGTTCTTTAAAGAATGATCCATAAGTTTGTAGCACGGCAGTGTTGCCATTAAGCTTGGTAACCCTGGAGAAGTGTGGTGGACACATGCAGATGTACCTGGCAAAAGCAACACAGCCTTTTCTTTTACATGCTCTAAATCCTTTTTAGTACAGTTgcactgtttattttaataGTAAGACTTGCTTTTACACATACCAGTTTAGTAAGGCTCATAGCTTCTGCTTTTAGTAAACTGCTTGTAAGAGGAGagatctctttttaaaaaattagttcTTAAACTGAAGTTACAAGGCTTCACTAAGCAGCTGTGCTTAACTCAGAATTCTATTACATAGAAATCAATTCTGAGGGAATAGCTTTGGAAAGGGAGGACAAGATTGTTAATCTTCAAGTATTGAGGGTGGGTCAGGAAAGTCTTGTGGTTGCCAGTGTCCTGTGGAAGCACTGCTATGGCAGTTCATTCACAGCTCTCAGTGGGCAGGGTACTCCCAATTTTACCACAGTCCACTTCTGACTGGTGGTGTCTTGGAAGCTGCAGGCAACTGCTCTTCAAGTTGGCTTTATTTTTGGAGACTGATTTTAAGCTATTAAACATGCACCAGTAATCTTTAAGGGTTTTGTatcattttaaatgctttcttcAGTTAGCATCTTTAGCAGGAAATTACTTACCcaataaaatgtttttgatTTCCAACCCCCTACTTGGGCATTTTGGGCTCTGGTTTCCTAGTGTCTTCTCCAGGGTACAGAGAGAACTGGAGATCATGTTTGGGTGCAATACTGGCTTAATCAAAGCTAGAAAAGTACACTGTCACTTTACTGAAATTCTCTGACTATACTTTTCATATTGCCTTAATGTAGCAGTAATGTGTGTTTATGCATCTGTTTCTTTGCACAGACATTTTGTCAAAATATTAAAACTCTACTTTTTTATGACACATTAGCATATAAACCTTACTCTAAGagggtatttattttttcactttgtaaagaaaattttgtttcctCATGAAGCAAGAGCTTTGTCCTATATTGTAGGCAACTTCTGTCTTTTTTATATTCAGATTAATAAAGgactttaaaaatctttgtgttATTGCTATGACTGATTTTCTTCTGATATTCATCTGAGGCATTACTGAACTGAAAACACAATGCAGTATTTTCATGTTTAGAGTCTTGAATATTTTGTCACGTTTGAGGTAATGAGGTTTTCTCAAGTGCatgcaaaggagggaagaaaattgACATTTGTTACAGACAGTGAACTTTAAAACAGCTGACACATTCAAACTGTAGCATAGCCTTCCAAATTGACCTTGTGAAGAATATTTTCTACAATAAATTGCCCCAAATCTGGGGCAATATACCTGGAGGTGTATTACAGGGGAAtgagagaaatttaaaaatgcagcttGAGAGTAGAGGCTTGGAGTTTCAGTAGCCCTGTCTAGCAAGTTTTTGATTACAGATGTGTTGGTGTCAGTGTTTTGATTGGAGCTATTCAGACTTGCTAACTCCTTTTACATTGTTGGAGAGATGGTGCTTCAGCActtccagggctgtgctgtgcaatGAAAAGGAAGGAGTGGGTATACAAGTGTGCTCAGAGAAGACTCTGTCCAGCTATTGTACCAGCATACAGTGGTACTTGAGCAAACCTTTGTGTGCCCAGATTACAACCATATTATGTTAGTAACATCTAATCCATTATGGCAGTTGGCTGAAATGGGTtgtaaattaatataaatagaTGTTAATACAGAAATCTGATTTAAAGCATGCAACATGATCAAGCTGTTAAAATAGGCAAGCATGAACTCTAGGTCCTTGTAATTAAATTGACTGTGTAATTAGACTTtgcttataaaaataattccagtAGTTAGAACTCTAATCAAGGTAGGGCTTGAAACCGGTTCTATGGCAGTGGTGGAATTTGGCCAAATCCTATGACTTCTGTAAACATACCTTGTTTAGTGTTGGAAAGCTGTGAGGTTTGAGTGCAGGCAGGAGCCTGGCCTGgtgcaggctgtgcctgaagcTGCTTGGGAGCCTGGTTCTGTCTTGGCAATGCAAAGTGTACAGCAACAAGTGAAGGCTGATGGACTTTGGCAGCTGGGAGGGGGTCTCCAGTCGGTgggggtttgtggttttttaaataaaattgttaCCTGTTCTGAGAATTGAGCAGCAGCCCACCTCTGCAGTGTTGTAAATCCATACAAAAGCCTCACTTGGTTTATATGTAAGAAAAAATTTCATGCAAATCAATGCAAGGATAGCTTTGATTTGTTCACAGACTTCTTTCTTCAGAGGCATTGCTTGAAATGTAGTTGATCATGCCCTGCTAGGAAAGTTttgcttaaccatccagcactgctgtgacTTGTGTTGCTCAATGTTTGTAGGTCGAGTACACTTTATTGCAAGAAGTACCTGTGTCATGTCCATGTGAGCTGCTGACTGCTGTGGAGAGTGTAAAGGAAACAACAGGAAATCTTGGAACTCCACATGCCATTTAGTCATACTGCAGAAAAAGTCAGGTCTTGTTTGCTGAAATGCTATCTTCTCCAAAGATGCTTTGAATGTTGCAATGGATGGTGGGTGGGgaggaaaccccaaaatccaaaatgaggaaacagcagcacatTTTGTGGGAGTAACTGGAATGTGTGTCCTTTATGCTTCTTCCTCAGGAGCATTGATCACAAAGCTTCATTTGGCACGTGTCACATGTAAGTCAGCTCCTGTACCAATATCTGCTACCCAAAGCTGGTACAACTTGGCAAGAAAGCACATGGAAcattcagtttttatttatcTTCAGAATTGCAGAGCAGCTGTTATAATCCCATTGGGTGTGAGCAATGTCACTTTAAAGTGCTATAGTCTGAAATTTCCCCCACAACTACCTACGTGGGAAAAACTCACCTTGGGAGACAACATGACTTGCTGGGTCAATTTGAGCCAGAGCCTTGCTAGTGGCATGCACCTCCTGAGGGCAGAACAGCATTTaagagcagccctgtggggagAGGGTTCCATGTAGGAGATCTGGAGAAGATAAAGTACTGAAATAGTTGCACTTGTGTGTTATTAATAAGACAGAGCTTTGAGGTTCCAGACTTCCACCAGTATCTCCCTGACTTTCATCCTCCCCTTGCTGCACCAAGGTCTCTGTTTATGGAGAGCTCACTTGGCGAGGGGCTCCAAAGGCAGCATGTTGAGATGTTCCAAGCTACAGCTGTTATAAAggcacagctccatcctccAGCTCATAGTTGCTCATTTCAAGCTACatacaaaatgttaaaatgctAAAGAACTGTAGAATGAAGACTTCTgtatttcttaattattttgatttcttcccCAAGTGCCATAAAAGCATGTACACAGCAGCATGCATATATGTGGAGATTCATTTCCTTGCTAAATCAGCAGTGTTGCTTTCCTAGGAGAATGCCCTTGGGGGAAAATTCTCATCTGTCAGCCTACACTGtttcatttcacagcagcacGCTGGCATGTTGATCAAAGACAGGGAAAATAACAGCTCAGATTTCCTGTGCATGCTTTTGAACAACAAACTCCATGGAGTGTAAAAATTATGAATTGACAAATTTTAGCTTCAGTAATGCCTGGTCAAACATCCTTCTGGAATCACCACCACCATTTTCAGTGAAAGAACGCTGTAGTGCCAGGGAAATGCTTCAATCACCTTGTGCCCTCAGATTCAGCCAGCTGGAGCCTGTTAAATCAGAATGTAGGAACTGACAAATAGgtttaaaaagtaaaactgtGGAGAGGAAAACCCCCACAACCTGGGGTACACTGCTAGAAGAAAGGTGGACTTTCCAAGGCAAGGCCTGAGCATAGTTTTGCTGGAGGAAACTTGGGTGGAGGCTTCCCCTATGGAGTCCAGGGCTGTGGCTTCCCATGGGACAGGTGCTGTGATAGGAGCATCACTGACCCTTAGCAAgaagggctgggtgggatgTAGActaggagaggaaggagaggaccAGGCAGGACTGGGGGCATGCTGAGGCAGGCAAGACACTGGCAGGCCAGTAATTCCCCAGGTAAACTCTCACTGGAGCATTCTCCAGACAGGCCACAGCCAAACCTCCCTGTCTGCAAGGAGCCATGAGAATCACACAACTGCAAAGGTAAACATCAGCTGGGACCCCATGGTTCAACATGACCTTCAGCAATACTGGGTGGTAAAAGCTACTGTGGTTTCTGGGTCTCCTGGTTTCCTGCAAGGGGTGGTGAGAGCTAGGAAGAGGCACCAGGAGGAATGTTGAGGAGGAACTCTCAGAGCCGCAGTTAAAGGAGTCACTGGTTGATGCAGTAGTAGGAAAATGAGAATTGTGACAATTCTGAAAACTCTCTCCATATGAGAATGGGACATGAGGGATCCAAAAGATTGAACAGGGCTGGTAGTCCTGGGTGCTCAGGGATGGTGAGCAGGGTTCAGCATGACCTCTAGTTCATGGGGACTTTTGGAGGCTGGCTAGCAGCAACTCAAAGCACTCATGCGTATGCCAagttcctgaaagaaaaaggtcAAGCAAATAGACCATACCAGCTTTCCTAGAGTTTACCAACAGGTCATTTGCTGATTTCTCATCAACTGAAAGaattcatttcagctgcttggatgctgggctgggtggggaaTCAATCTGATCCTGATTTCTCTGCCTTCACTTTGTCCCTCTCCTGAGTGACCTGATTTAATATTTGCTATTTGCTAACCCTTCCTTATTCTTGAAGACTCTTCTGTTCTCTTACCAGTAATTTCTGGAATCCAGGCTTTGAAGCCAGCCCTTCTTCATCTAGCAGCTATTCTCATAAACTCTGTTCCAGGAAACAATCTGACTTGCTTTGGCCAATCCTACCCAGTGAGGATGACAAACACACCACCCCCACCTCTTTCTGTGCCTTGTCAGGAGTGCAAAGGGCACCATCTCTGGCagcaagaaaaaaggaaggcagCATAAAATAATCTTTCCTCTCACCATTGGGGTGTCTAAATAAGACTGTTTGTAGCTGCCCTGTCAGGATCACTTAGTGGTTCCAATGGGAATAACAAggtgtgcatgtgtgtgaaGGCGTTTGCCAGCTTTGCTTTATCCAGTAGTTTGTGTCTGGCTTCTCTGCTTCAAATCAAGCCAATGCAGGTAACAAGAGCCAGTAACATGGCAACTTTTTACACAAACAGGCTTGCCAGAGCCAGATCTTCCTCTCTCCTGCCAGAAAGCTGTTTGTCTGAGGAATCCATGCATCTGGCACCAAATTCCAATCATAGCACTAAAACTGCAGGAATTACAGAGACATTGGCACCTCATCTGAAGAGACAGTACTTGTTTTCCTTGTTTAGAACTATAAATAGTCAATAGAGGACTCTCATTCAAGCAGTATTGATGATTGAAATAAACCAGGCACAGAGACACGGCCAAAAATTGGACTTGTGCTGCAAAGCCAAACCAGGTCTTGCTTCAGAAGCTGAAGTTCCAAAAGGGCAATGCAAAAAGCAAACTGGCCCTGAAGGTACACTGACACACCAGG harbors:
- the MYLIP gene encoding E3 ubiquitin-protein ligase MYLIP; this translates as MLCYVTRPDAVVMEVEVEAKANGEDCLNQVCRRLGIIEVDYFGLQFTGSKGENLWLNLRNRISQQMDGLAPYRLKLRVKFFVEPHLILQEQTRHMFFLHIKEDLLAGNLQCSSEHAIELSALLAQMKFGDYNQNTAKYNYEELCAKELTTTILESIITKHKELEGLSQASAEYQILQIVTTLENYGVEWHSVRDSEGQKLLIGVGPEGISICKDDFSPINRIAYPVVQMATQSGKNVYLTVTKESGNSVVLLFKMISTRAASGLYRAITETHAFYRCDTVTSAVMMQYSRDLKGHLASLFLNENINLGKKYVFDIKRTSKEVYDHARRALYNAGIVDLVSRSDQTPPSSPLKSSESSMNCDNCEGLSCQQTKALQEKLRKLKESMLCMVCCEEEINSTFCPCGHTVCCKSCASQLQSCPVCRSRVEHVQHVYLPTHTSLLNLTVI